A part of Drosophila ananassae strain 14024-0371.13 chromosome 2R, ASM1763931v2, whole genome shotgun sequence genomic DNA contains:
- the LOC6507339 gene encoding ubiquitin-conjugating enzyme E2-18 kDa, with protein sequence MAKKEELLMEGPKRLNRELALMLEDKANLQFRNLEVEPDNIFKWYGLLMPNYPPYDKGAYKIQIDFPKDYPFKPPRIHVNTRIYHLNVNERGQLCVPILEIEHWLPTTRIDQVLQVLLATINDPQPENAWRVEMAGEFRNDPKKFYKMAEAWVTKYSEHRPTEEELAKFIKRRKKKMAKN encoded by the coding sequence ATGGCCAAGAAGGAGGAGCTCCTGATGGAGGGACCCAAGCGGCTCAACCGCGAGCTGGCCCTTATGCTGGAGGATAAGGCGAACTTACAGTTCCGAAACCTGGAGGTGGAGCCAGACAACATCTTCAAGTGGTACGGCTTGCTGATGCCCAACTACCCGCCCTACGACAAGGGGGCCTACAAGATCCAAATAGACTTTCCAAAGGACTATCCGTTCAAGCCGCCCCGAATCCATGTCAACACCCGCATATATCACCTCAACGTCAACGAGCGCGGTCAGCTGTGTGTGCCCATCTTGGAGATTGAGCACTGGCTGCCCACCACGCGGATCGACCAGGTGCTGCAGGTCCTGCTGGCCACCATCAACGATCCCCAGCCGGAGAATGCCTGGCGCGTGGAAATGGCCGGCGAGTTCCGGAATGATCCGAAAAAGTTCTACAAGATGGCCGAAGCCTGGGTGACGAAGTACAGTGAACACCGGCCAACGGAGGAGGAGTTGGCCAAGTTTATCAAGAGGCGTAAGAAGAAGATGGCCAAGAATTAG